From the genome of Candidatus Promineifilum breve, one region includes:
- the yddG gene encoding aromatic amino acid exporter YddG: MEERRRGTLVGSTAVLLWATLATLTTLSGEVPPFQLLAMSFTLAFLVGVGLWVWQGRRGAAVRLRDRFRLPAAVWALGIYGLFGYHFAYFMALRLAPPVEAGLINYLWPLLIVLFAAFLPGERLHGRQIVGALLGFAGAGLIVTGGQGLSINPEYAAGYAFAVACGVIWASYSVLSRRAGAVPTSAVGAFCAAVAALAVVCHLLFEQTVWPVGWAWAAVIGLGLGPVGAAFYTWDYGVKRGNIQTLGTIAYAAPLLSTALLVAVGLAEPSWVLVVAALLIVGGAIVGSRG, from the coding sequence ATGGAAGAGAGACGGCGGGGGACGCTGGTGGGATCGACGGCGGTGTTGCTGTGGGCGACGCTGGCGACGTTGACGACATTGAGCGGCGAGGTGCCGCCGTTCCAGTTATTGGCGATGTCGTTCACGCTGGCCTTTCTGGTGGGGGTGGGGCTGTGGGTGTGGCAGGGGCGGCGAGGCGCGGCCGTCCGCTTGCGCGACCGCTTTCGGTTGCCGGCGGCGGTCTGGGCGCTGGGCATCTATGGCCTGTTCGGCTACCACTTCGCCTACTTCATGGCCCTGCGGCTGGCCCCGCCGGTGGAGGCCGGGCTGATCAACTACCTCTGGCCGCTGCTCATCGTGCTCTTCGCCGCCTTTCTGCCCGGCGAGCGGCTGCATGGCCGGCAGATCGTCGGCGCGCTGCTGGGCTTTGCCGGGGCGGGGCTGATTGTGACGGGCGGGCAGGGGCTGAGCATTAACCCGGAGTATGCCGCCGGTTACGCCTTTGCCGTGGCCTGCGGCGTCATCTGGGCCAGCTATTCGGTGCTATCGCGGCGGGCGGGGGCCGTGCCCACCAGCGCCGTGGGGGCGTTCTGCGCCGCCGTGGCCGCGCTGGCCGTGGTCTGCCATCTGCTGTTCGAGCAGACGGTGTGGCCGGTGGGTTGGGCCTGGGCGGCGGTGATTGGGTTGGGGCTGGGGCCGGTGGGGGCGGCGTTCTACACCTGGGACTACGGCGTCAAGCGCGGCAACATCCAGACGCTGGGAACCATCGCCTATGCCGCGCCGCTGCTGTCCACGGCGCTGCTGGTGGCCGTGGGGCTGGCCGAGCCGTCGTGGGTGCTGGTCGTGGCGGCCCTGCTCATCGTCGGCGGCGCCATAGTAGGTTCTAGGGGCTAG
- a CDS encoding sialidase family protein, whose protein sequence is MITTARPFVGRALLALVWLAAGAALLFSRAAPAASSVGEAEKEGSGRSLAGQVDITAAPVASSSAAGFAAARLWSGEDDWEPATAADPSSPYVYQLTTRYTGPAACARCAQPAIIFRRSADGGATWEPDRFIKPSRRTQNDPMIEVANDGAIYVAWLEAYRPGVMFSKSTDHGDTWSEPVTFTHKTRMPRWNDRPVLAISDDGRHVYLAFNASHSYVAVSHDYGATWAEPVKTSHDRRYWFHSAGAVAPDGTAYFATVDFSQSYAGPAHVGVLRSTDGGQTWQYTRLDKSAVMADCGWAAGCTHGFLGGSIGLAVDDAGAVVVAYHTNDAPRDPQRMYSRRSADGLAWEPRQPLSAEALEHNAFPAVAAGPGVDDFRVVWQGNNDGQTDAWNTWYRRTTDGGRTWSEPLRLSDTATTPAPYHSADGYRFPYGDYLELAVDGDGVNHVIWGEGLSYVGPGGSWSTSGR, encoded by the coding sequence ATGATAACTACGGCGCGGCCGTTCGTCGGGCGGGCGCTGTTGGCGTTGGTGTGGCTGGCCGCGGGCGCGGCCTTGTTGTTCAGTCGCGCCGCCCCGGCCGCTTCGTCGGTGGGTGAGGCCGAGAAGGAGGGCAGCGGCCGTTCGCTGGCCGGGCAGGTGGACATCACCGCCGCGCCCGTCGCGTCATCGTCGGCCGCCGGGTTCGCCGCCGCCCGGCTGTGGAGCGGCGAGGACGATTGGGAACCGGCCACCGCCGCCGACCCATCCTCGCCCTACGTCTACCAACTGACCACGCGCTACACCGGCCCGGCGGCCTGCGCCCGCTGCGCCCAGCCGGCCATCATCTTCCGCCGCTCGGCCGACGGTGGGGCCACCTGGGAGCCGGACCGTTTCATCAAGCCCAGCCGCCGCACCCAGAACGACCCGATGATCGAAGTCGCCAACGACGGCGCGATCTACGTCGCCTGGCTGGAAGCCTACCGGCCGGGGGTCATGTTCAGCAAATCGACCGACCACGGCGACACCTGGAGCGAGCCGGTCACCTTCACCCATAAAACCCGGATGCCGCGCTGGAACGACCGGCCGGTGCTGGCGATCTCCGACGACGGCCGCCACGTCTATCTGGCCTTCAACGCCAGCCACAGCTACGTCGCCGTCTCCCACGACTATGGCGCGACGTGGGCCGAGCCGGTGAAGACCAGCCACGACCGGCGCTACTGGTTCCATTCGGCCGGAGCGGTGGCCCCCGACGGCACAGCCTACTTCGCCACGGTCGACTTCAGCCAGAGCTACGCCGGGCCGGCCCACGTGGGCGTGTTGCGCTCGACCGACGGCGGCCAGACGTGGCAATACACCCGGCTCGACAAGTCGGCGGTGATGGCCGATTGCGGTTGGGCGGCCGGCTGCACCCACGGCTTCCTGGGCGGCTCCATCGGGCTGGCCGTCGATGACGCCGGGGCGGTGGTGGTGGCCTATCACACCAACGACGCGCCGCGCGACCCGCAGCGGATGTACAGCCGCCGCTCGGCCGATGGGCTGGCCTGGGAGCCGCGCCAGCCGCTGTCGGCCGAGGCGCTGGAGCACAACGCCTTCCCGGCCGTGGCCGCCGGGCCGGGCGTGGACGATTTCCGCGTGGTGTGGCAGGGCAACAACGACGGCCAGACCGACGCCTGGAACACCTGGTACCGGCGCACAACCGACGGCGGCCGGACGTGGAGCGAACCGCTGCGCCTCTCGGACACGGCCACCACGCCCGCGCCCTACCATTCGGCCGACGGTTACCGCTTCCCCTATGGCGACTATCTGGAGCTGGCCGTGGACGGCGATGGGGTGAATCACGTCATTTGGGGCGAGGGGCTGAGCTACGTCGGCCCCGGTGGGTCGTGGTCTACGTCGGGGAGATGA
- a CDS encoding APC family permease, translating into MLNHIRHLLIGSPLSSAHAGETRLDKVRALASLSPDALASVAYANQEIYLGLLVAGAAGLLRATELALVITGLLAVLALSYMQTIAAYPSGGGSYTVARDNLGELPGLVAAAALLLDYVLNAAVSLTAGVAAIASAFPALWPYRIALSLLLLLFITLINLRGIREAGTAMIVPVYLFLVIYLGLIAYGIGVALIQGPGVFPAVIPQPAELTTGVGLAPVTLFLLLRTFASGATALTGVEAISNAVPIFKPVESDNARRTMAAMAVLMGILFLGTIGLTQYLAVVAGAEETILSALARRLFGSGPVYYLVQAATLLVLIVAANTSFTDFPRVVSLLARDAFLPRQLRAVGDRLVFSNGIVLLAALAGLLIVIFQGDTHLLIPLFAVGAFLAFTLSQSGMVVHWWRERGRRWRAKAAMNGLGALATGVALLVIGAGKFTAGAWIVILLIPLIVWLFRSIRAHYAEVGRQLRLHEAAPPVGCHVPARIVMPVAGVHRGVIAALDYACSIADDVTAIFVELEPGTAEPLRARWTAAGLDRVARLVTVPSPYRSLLGPFLDELDRMDDAGDGPPVSVLIPEFVPAKWWHFLLHNQTALPLKWALIYRRHRHGRSRVVIDVPFYLDR; encoded by the coding sequence ATGTTAAATCACATCCGTCATCTACTCATCGGCTCACCGCTCTCATCAGCCCATGCCGGCGAAACCCGCCTGGACAAGGTGCGCGCTCTGGCCTCGCTGTCGCCCGACGCGCTGGCCTCGGTGGCCTATGCCAATCAGGAGATCTACCTGGGGCTGCTGGTGGCCGGCGCGGCCGGGCTGTTGCGCGCCACCGAACTGGCGCTGGTCATCACCGGCCTGCTGGCCGTGCTGGCCCTGTCCTACATGCAGACCATCGCCGCCTACCCCTCCGGTGGCGGCTCCTACACCGTGGCCCGCGACAACCTGGGCGAATTGCCCGGCCTGGTGGCCGCCGCCGCCCTGCTGCTGGATTACGTCCTCAACGCCGCGGTCAGCCTGACGGCCGGGGTGGCGGCCATCGCCTCGGCCTTCCCGGCGCTGTGGCCCTACCGCATTGCCCTGTCGCTGCTGTTGCTGTTGTTCATCACCCTCATCAACCTGCGCGGCATTCGCGAGGCGGGCACGGCCATGATCGTGCCCGTCTACCTCTTCCTGGTCATCTATCTGGGGCTGATCGCCTACGGCATCGGCGTGGCCCTCATCCAGGGGCCGGGCGTCTTTCCGGCGGTCATCCCCCAACCGGCCGAGTTGACAACGGGCGTAGGGCTGGCCCCCGTCACGCTCTTCCTGCTCCTGCGCACCTTCGCCTCCGGGGCCACGGCCCTGACCGGCGTCGAGGCCATCAGCAACGCCGTGCCCATCTTCAAGCCGGTGGAGAGCGACAACGCGCGCCGGACGATGGCGGCCATGGCCGTGCTGATGGGCATCCTCTTTCTGGGAACCATCGGCCTGACCCAATATCTGGCCGTGGTGGCCGGGGCCGAGGAGACGATTCTGTCCGCCCTGGCCCGGCGGCTGTTCGGCTCCGGGCCGGTCTACTATCTGGTGCAGGCCGCCACGCTGCTGGTGCTCATCGTCGCCGCCAACACCAGCTTCACCGACTTCCCGCGCGTGGTCTCGCTGCTGGCCCGCGACGCCTTCCTGCCGCGCCAGTTGCGGGCGGTGGGCGACCGGCTGGTGTTCTCCAACGGCATCGTGCTGCTGGCGGCGCTGGCCGGCCTGCTGATCGTCATTTTCCAGGGCGACACCCATCTGCTCATCCCCCTGTTCGCCGTGGGCGCGTTCCTGGCCTTCACCCTGTCCCAATCGGGCATGGTCGTCCATTGGTGGCGCGAGCGCGGCCGGCGCTGGCGGGCCAAGGCGGCGATGAACGGCTTGGGGGCGCTGGCGACGGGCGTGGCCCTGCTGGTCATCGGGGCCGGCAAGTTTACCGCCGGGGCGTGGATCGTCATCCTGCTCATCCCGCTCATCGTCTGGCTGTTTCGCAGCATCCGCGCCCACTACGCCGAGGTCGGCCGGCAGTTGCGACTGCATGAGGCCGCGCCGCCGGTCGGTTGCCATGTCCCCGCGCGCATCGTCATGCCCGTGGCCGGCGTCCATCGCGGGGTCATCGCCGCCCTCGACTACGCCTGCTCCATCGCCGACGATGTGACGGCCATCTTCGTGGAGCTGGAGCCGGGCACGGCCGAACCGCTGCGCGCGCGCTGGACGGCGGCCGGCCTCGACCGCGTGGCGCGGCTGGTCACCGTGCCGTCCCCCTACCGCTCGCTCCTCGGCCCGTTCCTCGACGAACTCGACCGCATGGACGACGCAGGCGACGGCCCGCCGGTCAGTGTGCTCATCCCCGAGTTCGTCCCGGCCAAGTGGTGGCACTTTCTGCTGCACAACCAGACTGCCCTGCCGCTCAAATGGGCGCTCATCTACCGCCGCCACCGGCACGGCCGCAGTCGGGTGGTGATCGATGTGCCGTTTTATTTGGATCGGTGA
- a CDS encoding tetratricopeptide repeat protein produces MDDEKRNLTHEESSHGEWPSIRRWRQWWSEKLLPRYREINRKYLGLPRLSLWGLVLLIVGVIGFYSDLSPFRQSRQMTGDFRVAVAAFEVMGDREARQLGDELAQGVFLRMEQAFDELSLDFTIEIWGPAEVGTISGATQEERAYSALHMAEEIRADVIIYGLLDTTQAIWTLTPEFYISDQNFVDAQEITGPHEIGRPFGTAGQGNVTTRIDISTKLGARSQLLSLVTVGLAYYAARDYSHAQAYFQQIESEYDWSEVGGREVLYLLLGNAAGKNENLDLAEDAYQKALAENPDYSRAYAGLGSIHYIRALKPAEETGDLASINVDLINKSIASYEQAAAATVRPTLSDIVTKVHFGMGQAYLALHLQDESKPVSPATQEFEAVIADFGDGDNPRIRELAAEAHARLGLIHTTSGNLVEAITEYEQASLLLFDVPERQRLYEERLEELRNAILE; encoded by the coding sequence ATGGACGACGAAAAGAGAAACCTTACACATGAAGAGTCATCCCACGGTGAATGGCCATCGATCAGGCGTTGGCGACAGTGGTGGTCGGAGAAGTTGTTGCCACGTTATCGTGAAATCAACCGCAAGTATCTCGGTTTGCCTCGCCTTAGTCTTTGGGGCCTCGTCCTATTAATCGTTGGAGTTATTGGCTTCTACTCTGATCTAAGTCCCTTTCGGCAGTCGCGCCAAATGACCGGCGACTTCCGTGTAGCTGTTGCCGCATTTGAGGTCATGGGTGATCGGGAAGCCCGGCAACTGGGCGATGAACTGGCCCAGGGGGTTTTCCTGCGCATGGAACAAGCCTTTGATGAATTGTCGCTGGATTTCACAATCGAAATTTGGGGACCGGCTGAGGTCGGAACAATCAGTGGGGCAACCCAGGAGGAGCGCGCTTATTCAGCCCTACACATGGCCGAAGAAATCCGGGCCGACGTTATCATCTATGGTTTACTGGACACAACGCAGGCGATCTGGACCCTTACTCCGGAATTCTACATCTCCGATCAAAACTTTGTCGATGCCCAAGAGATCACTGGCCCACATGAGATAGGCCGTCCCTTCGGAACGGCGGGTCAAGGTAACGTTACCACTCGCATTGACATAAGCACAAAGTTGGGCGCGCGCTCTCAACTGCTTTCCCTGGTGACGGTTGGCCTGGCCTATTATGCCGCCCGCGACTACTCTCACGCGCAAGCTTATTTTCAGCAAATAGAGAGCGAGTACGATTGGTCAGAAGTGGGAGGCCGGGAGGTCCTTTACCTCCTGCTCGGCAATGCCGCCGGAAAAAATGAGAACCTCGATCTAGCCGAGGATGCTTACCAGAAGGCATTAGCGGAAAACCCCGACTATTCCCGCGCTTATGCGGGATTGGGCAGCATCCATTATATTCGCGCCCTCAAGCCGGCGGAAGAAACAGGCGATCTGGCGTCCATCAATGTAGACTTGATCAACAAGTCGATCGCCTCGTATGAACAGGCGGCCGCGGCTACTGTACGTCCTACCTTATCGGATATTGTGACAAAGGTTCATTTCGGCATGGGGCAGGCTTATCTCGCGTTGCACCTTCAAGATGAAAGCAAGCCCGTGTCGCCCGCTACCCAGGAATTTGAAGCAGTAATAGCCGATTTCGGGGACGGTGATAATCCCCGGATTCGCGAGTTGGCGGCCGAAGCGCATGCTAGGTTGGGCCTCATCCACACCACGAGCGGCAACCTTGTTGAGGCAATTACCGAATATGAACAGGCCAGTTTATTACTGTTTGATGTGCCGGAACGGCAGCGCCTCTATGAAGAGCGCCTTGAAGAATTGCGAAACGCTATTTTAGAATAA
- a CDS encoding phage antirepressor N-terminal domain-containing protein, whose translation MSDKALVVSEQRDVDFYGDELTAARGSDGQIYVSIRQMCESLGVDDNGQRQRMRRQPVLSEGIGVCKLHTPGGVQDTFVLRVDLVPLWLSGIRTSAVSDEIRPKLERFQREAAKVLWEAFQQGRLTADLDFDALLAQDSPEAQAYKMAQAVMQLARNQLLMRSQLADHAQRLETIEAQLGDTGRNVTPDQASQLSQAVKAVALAQGKKTGRNEFGAVYGELYRKFGITGYKMLPARRFDEAMKFLTDWHEELGGMLPF comes from the coding sequence ATGAGTGACAAGGCATTGGTAGTAAGCGAACAACGCGACGTAGACTTCTATGGGGATGAACTGACGGCGGCGCGAGGCTCCGACGGGCAGATATACGTCTCAATTCGCCAGATGTGCGAGTCACTTGGCGTCGATGATAACGGCCAACGCCAGCGAATGCGGCGTCAACCTGTGTTAAGCGAAGGTATAGGGGTGTGTAAATTGCACACCCCTGGCGGTGTTCAGGATACATTCGTTCTGCGCGTCGATCTCGTCCCGCTCTGGCTCTCAGGCATCCGCACCTCGGCCGTCAGCGACGAAATCCGCCCCAAGCTCGAACGTTTCCAACGCGAAGCCGCCAAAGTCCTCTGGGAAGCTTTCCAACAGGGCCGCCTGACGGCCGACCTCGACTTCGACGCCCTGCTGGCCCAGGATTCGCCCGAAGCCCAGGCCTACAAGATGGCCCAGGCGGTGATGCAACTGGCCCGCAACCAGCTGCTCATGCGCTCCCAACTGGCCGACCACGCCCAACGGCTGGAGACCATCGAAGCCCAACTAGGCGACACTGGCCGCAACGTGACCCCCGACCAGGCCAGCCAACTCAGCCAGGCGGTGAAGGCCGTGGCCCTGGCCCAGGGCAAGAAGACCGGCCGCAATGAGTTCGGCGCGGTCTATGGCGAGCTGTACCGCAAGTTCGGCATCACCGGCTACAAGATGCTGCCCGCCCGCCGCTTCGACGAGGCCATGAAGTTCCTGACCGATTGGCACGAGGAACTGGGCGGTATGCTGCCATTCTAA
- a CDS encoding ParA family protein gives MTKIIAVAMQKGGVGKTTTAINLAAALSELGRRVLAVDFDPQGNLTQHAGFDPDRVSPTIYDALKAEVDGGPGDLRAAIYETAEGFHLVPSQPELSLVEVTLINSLSRERVLAGLLGDVAPAYDYVLIDCNPSLGLLVINALTAADSVLIPIQTEYLAARGALMILSTIETIRRKRLNPNLKIEGILLTMADTRASLTRDIQAAVEQQYGDNIRVFDTVVRRSVRFAESAAAGRSILAHDPRGPGANAYRAVAKEIDKAN, from the coding sequence ATGACCAAGATCATTGCCGTGGCGATGCAAAAGGGCGGGGTGGGCAAGACGACCACCGCCATCAATCTGGCCGCCGCCCTCAGCGAGTTGGGCCGGCGCGTGTTGGCCGTCGATTTCGACCCCCAGGGCAACCTGACCCAGCACGCCGGCTTCGACCCCGACCGCGTTAGCCCCACCATCTACGACGCGCTGAAGGCCGAGGTTGACGGCGGCCCCGGCGATCTGCGCGCCGCCATCTACGAGACGGCCGAGGGCTTCCACCTCGTCCCCAGCCAGCCGGAGCTGAGTCTGGTTGAGGTGACGCTCATCAACAGCCTCAGCCGCGAGCGCGTGCTGGCCGGGCTGCTGGGCGACGTGGCCCCGGCCTACGATTACGTGCTCATCGACTGCAACCCGTCGCTGGGGCTGCTGGTCATCAACGCCCTGACCGCCGCCGACAGCGTGCTCATCCCCATCCAGACCGAATACCTGGCCGCCCGCGGCGCGCTGATGATCCTCTCCACCATCGAGACCATCCGCCGCAAACGGCTGAACCCCAACCTGAAGATCGAGGGCATCCTGCTGACGATGGCCGACACCCGCGCCTCCTTGACCCGCGACATCCAGGCGGCCGTGGAGCAGCAATACGGCGACAACATCCGCGTCTTCGACACCGTCGTCCGCCGCTCCGTCCGCTTCGCCGAGAGCGCCGCCGCCGGCCGCAGCATCCTGGCCCACGACCCGCGCGGGCCGGGCGCGAACGCCTATCGCGCCGTAGCCAAAGAAATCGACAAGGCAAATTAG
- a CDS encoding ParB/RepB/Spo0J family partition protein, translating to MTKKRTKINLSPPIQPRGGDLDKLFAGAGDVEQAAGLQLLAVRLDAIDPDPSQPRSTFNEESLRELADSIRQDGVIQPIEVTQSTPGRFLIVHGERRWRAAQLAGLETVPAVVRRRDYDDVTRFVRQVVENIQREDLNDVDRAAALLRLRKLMQEEIDATPADQRVAGTTWGGKVTWAKVGGRLGYSRQRIHQLIQLLDLPDEIKDAVREGELSERDTRIYQGLTASQQRALHRARMAGDLAAGDVRPIARLLRESPEMTVAAATRLLAATAEDDDRRPTADNQSPTDESAPIAEDAFAPLHPRSPAPLLSSDPLRPARVGAPTSIERLDWVRGHLARVDRQGLTAAERKELLRLLKLIKEDVTSLMAALTDARPDDF from the coding sequence ATGACTAAAAAACGCACCAAAATCAACCTCTCCCCGCCCATCCAGCCGCGCGGCGGCGACCTGGACAAGCTCTTCGCCGGCGCGGGCGACGTGGAGCAGGCCGCCGGGCTGCAACTGCTGGCCGTGCGCCTCGACGCCATCGACCCCGACCCCAGCCAACCGCGTAGCACCTTCAACGAGGAATCCCTGCGCGAGCTGGCCGACAGCATCCGCCAGGACGGCGTCATCCAGCCCATCGAGGTGACCCAGAGCACGCCCGGCCGCTTCCTCATCGTCCACGGCGAGCGCCGCTGGCGGGCCGCCCAACTGGCCGGGCTGGAGACGGTGCCCGCCGTGGTGCGTCGCCGCGACTACGACGACGTGACCCGCTTCGTGCGCCAGGTGGTGGAGAACATCCAGCGCGAAGACCTCAATGACGTCGATCGCGCCGCCGCCCTGCTGCGCCTGCGCAAACTGATGCAGGAAGAGATCGACGCCACGCCGGCCGACCAGCGCGTGGCCGGCACCACCTGGGGCGGCAAGGTGACCTGGGCCAAGGTCGGCGGCCGATTGGGCTACAGCCGCCAGCGCATCCACCAGCTGATCCAACTGCTCGACCTGCCCGACGAGATCAAGGACGCCGTGCGAGAGGGGGAATTGAGCGAGCGCGACACGCGCATCTATCAGGGCCTGACCGCCTCCCAGCAGCGCGCCTTGCACCGGGCGCGCATGGCCGGCGACCTGGCCGCCGGCGACGTGCGCCCCATCGCCCGCCTGCTGCGCGAGTCACCGGAGATGACCGTGGCCGCCGCCACCCGCCTGCTGGCCGCCACGGCCGAGGACGACGACCGCCGCCCAACCGCCGACAACCAATCCCCGACCGACGAATCCGCGCCAATCGCTGAGGACGCTTTTGCTCCCCTGCACCCCCGCTCCCCTGCCCCCCTGCTCTCCTCCGATCCCCTCCGCCCCGCCCGCGTCGGCGCGCCCACCAGCATCGAGCGCCTCGACTGGGTGCGCGGCCATCTGGCCCGCGTCGACCGCCAGGGCCTGACCGCCGCCGAGCGCAAGGAACTATTGCGGCTGCTGAAGCTGATTAAGGAAGACGTGACGTCGCTGATGGCGGCGTTAACCGACGCCCGGCCGGACGACTTCTAG
- a CDS encoding Kelch repeat-containing protein, which translates to MMQSNGRSGRVAAAMTLILLVCRLAAAGRAAATPGQGYWQETADMAYSRSGHTATLLLDGRVLVAGGNYYSAAATADAELYDPALGQWSPAGEVDLPYTGHRATLLQDGRLLVTGGGSRIDPESTQAGAFLFDPTTNSWTAAADMTTPRAYHTAVLLADGTVLVAGGLNSGGNQATSERYDPATDAWQPAASMHNARASHVAARLPDGQVLVAGGYFPGNVAERYDPAADRWVFTGGRNLSFTSYWLSGIEMPGGQVMVLDDEYGAIYDPLTETWADSAPPGFRRAHALVVLADGLLMMSGGYDARQPSEYYPYLDDVSIFYPPAAMALRGWETGPSMRTPRALHTATLLADGRVLVAGGEFVYALNSAELFTPDYDPPPPPWPYNGYVPLVIYK; encoded by the coding sequence ATGATGCAATCCAATGGGCGGTCGGGCCGCGTGGCGGCGGCGATGACCCTGATATTGCTGGTCTGCCGGCTGGCCGCGGCCGGCCGGGCCGCGGCCACGCCGGGGCAGGGATACTGGCAAGAGACGGCCGACATGGCCTACAGCCGGTCCGGCCACACGGCAACCCTTTTGCTCGACGGCCGGGTGCTCGTCGCCGGCGGCAACTACTATAGCGCCGCGGCGACGGCTGACGCCGAATTGTATGATCCGGCGCTAGGGCAATGGAGCCCGGCCGGCGAGGTCGATCTGCCCTACACCGGCCATCGGGCGACGCTCCTGCAAGATGGTCGGCTGCTGGTGACCGGGGGCGGCTCCCGCATTGATCCGGAAAGCACGCAGGCCGGCGCCTTCTTATTTGACCCGACCACCAACAGTTGGACGGCGGCGGCCGATATGACGACGCCGCGCGCTTACCATACGGCCGTGCTGTTGGCCGACGGGACGGTGCTTGTGGCCGGCGGTCTGAATAGTGGCGGGAACCAGGCCACCAGCGAACGGTACGATCCGGCGACCGACGCCTGGCAGCCGGCCGCGAGCATGCACAATGCGCGCGCCTCCCACGTGGCCGCGCGGCTGCCCGACGGTCAGGTGTTGGTGGCCGGGGGATATTTCCCGGGCAACGTGGCCGAGCGCTATGACCCCGCGGCCGATCGCTGGGTCTTCACCGGCGGCCGGAATCTGAGTTTCACCTCGTACTGGCTCAGCGGAATTGAAATGCCCGGCGGGCAGGTCATGGTGCTGGACGACGAATACGGCGCGATCTATGATCCGCTGACCGAAACCTGGGCCGATAGTGCGCCGCCGGGCTTCCGGCGCGCCCATGCTCTCGTCGTGCTGGCCGACGGCCTGCTTATGATGAGCGGCGGTTATGACGCCCGCCAGCCGTCCGAATACTACCCCTATCTGGATGACGTCTCCATCTTTTACCCGCCGGCGGCCATGGCATTGCGCGGGTGGGAAACCGGGCCTTCCATGCGGACGCCGCGCGCCTTGCACACGGCCACGCTCCTGGCCGACGGCCGCGTCCTGGTGGCCGGTGGTGAGTTTGTATATGCGCTCAATTCGGCCGAACTGTTCACCCCCGACTACGATCCACCGCCGCCGCCGTGGCCCTATAACGGCTACGTGCCGTTGGTTATCTACAAATGA